From the genome of Tindallia californiensis, one region includes:
- the pduL gene encoding phosphate propanoyltransferase → MQVPIALSNRHLHVSKEDLEVLFGEGYELTKLKDLKQPGQYAAEEKVDLVGPKGSIKGVRVLGPTRSKTQIEISFADSFVLGVKPPVRDSGDLTESPGVKIIGPKGEAVLDEGVIAAARHIHMTPGDAEKLNLKDKDTVKVRTGGERSVVFENVLVRVNENYALEMHVDMEEGNGAGVINNQLVEIIAE, encoded by the coding sequence ATGCAAGTGCCCATTGCATTATCAAATAGGCATTTACATGTAAGCAAAGAAGACTTAGAGGTTTTATTTGGTGAAGGATACGAATTGACTAAATTAAAAGATCTAAAGCAGCCGGGACAGTACGCTGCAGAGGAAAAAGTGGATTTAGTAGGACCTAAAGGGAGTATTAAAGGAGTGCGCGTGCTTGGGCCGACCCGTAGCAAGACGCAAATAGAAATATCATTTGCGGATAGCTTTGTTCTTGGTGTGAAGCCACCTGTCAGAGACTCTGGAGATCTTACTGAATCACCGGGAGTTAAAATTATCGGGCCTAAAGGTGAAGCAGTGTTGGACGAAGGTGTGATAGCAGCGGCTCGACATATCCATATGACACCGGGAGACGCAGAAAAGCTAAACCTGAAAGACAAAGATACCGTCAAGGTCAGAACGGGTGGAGAACGAAGCGTTGTTTTTGAAAATGTGCTAGTAAGAGTGAACGAAAACTATGCGTTAGAAATGCATGTCGACATGGAAGAAGGAAATGGTGCAGGTGTAATTAATAATCAATTAGTAGAGATTATTGCTGAATAA
- the hpt gene encoding hypoxanthine phosphoribosyltransferase: MDKKIDGVLLSEEVIEKKVIELAQQIKADYRQEDDLLVVGVLKGANIFMGDLIRKIDLPLEIDFMAVSSYGASTESSGVVRILKDLDADIKGRHVLIIEDIVDTGLTLQYLTDILKRRKVDSLRICTLLDKPSRRKCDLHIDYVGFEIPDRFIVGYGIDYAEKYRNLPYIATVEE, from the coding sequence ATGGATAAAAAAATTGACGGTGTTTTATTGAGCGAGGAAGTAATAGAAAAAAAAGTAATAGAGCTTGCACAGCAAATCAAAGCAGATTATCGGCAGGAGGATGATTTGTTGGTAGTTGGTGTTTTGAAAGGTGCCAATATTTTTATGGGAGATTTAATCAGAAAAATTGACCTCCCTCTAGAAATTGATTTTATGGCTGTTTCCAGTTATGGAGCTTCAACAGAAAGTTCGGGTGTTGTAAGAATACTGAAAGATCTTGATGCTGATATAAAAGGAAGGCATGTGTTGATTATTGAAGATATTGTGGATACGGGTTTGACCCTACAATACTTAACAGATATTCTAAAAAGAAGAAAAGTAGATTCTTTAAGAATATGCACCTTGCTAGACAAGCCCTCCAGAAGAAAATGCGACCTTCATATTGATTATGTAGGGTTTGAAATACCGGATCGTTTTATTGTGGGATATGGAATTGATTATGCTGAAAAATATAGAAATCTTCCGTATATTGCGACTGTTGAAGAATAA
- a CDS encoding cob(I)yrinic acid a,c-diamide adenosyltransferase has translation MKIYTKTGDKGETSLYDGKRVKKDEVRVESYGTIDELNSYIGFARHFIEDNEISMILLRIQRELFDVAGELATTDRELFPEKIEQKHIDDLEKIIDQYLEKIDKMDAFIVPGSSKASASLHVARTICRRAERRVLRLSREEDVSELLMKYINRLSDVLYAMARFLETDLNYVVFEKNQTTS, from the coding sequence ATGAAAATATATACGAAAACCGGTGATAAAGGTGAAACAAGTCTTTATGATGGCAAAAGAGTAAAAAAAGATGAAGTTAGAGTTGAAAGTTATGGAACCATTGATGAGTTAAACAGCTATATAGGATTTGCGAGACATTTTATTGAGGATAATGAAATTTCAATGATATTGCTTCGCATTCAAAGAGAGTTATTTGATGTAGCAGGTGAACTGGCCACAACAGACAGAGAATTATTTCCTGAAAAGATTGAGCAAAAGCATATTGATGATCTTGAAAAAATCATTGATCAATACCTGGAAAAAATTGATAAAATGGATGCGTTTATTGTTCCTGGAAGCAGTAAAGCCTCGGCAAGCTTGCATGTTGCAAGAACGATTTGCAGAAGAGCTGAAAGAAGAGTTTTGAGGCTTAGTCGAGAAGAAGATGTCAGTGAACTTCTGATGAAATATATTAACCGGCTATCGGATGTATTATATGCCATGGCTCGCTTTTTAGAGACAGACTTGAATTATGTAGTATTTGAAAAAAATCAAACCACTTCGTAG
- a CDS encoding NUDIX hydrolase: MNYQQISNALAKSRARGYDHSAMFAVMLPLIHIDNKLHILFEVRSFDLESQPGEICFPGGKMEDGEHPSNTALRETMEELNISQNQIKIIGELPPYTTPFQFSIFPYCGVLQHVSFEDINYSTDEVHSIFTVPLSYFATQKPEEYTLTFEMKMDDQFPYHAIPNGKKYGWRTGTYKVLFYYYQHHVIWGMTAKMLHYFLESTKQHIDLSKI, encoded by the coding sequence ATGAACTATCAGCAAATATCAAATGCTTTAGCCAAAAGCCGTGCTAGAGGTTATGATCATAGTGCCATGTTCGCCGTCATGTTGCCTCTTATCCACATCGATAATAAATTGCATATCCTTTTCGAGGTTCGCTCCTTTGATTTAGAAAGCCAACCTGGTGAGATATGTTTCCCTGGCGGAAAAATGGAGGATGGCGAACACCCTTCCAATACAGCTCTGCGAGAGACAATGGAAGAACTTAATATTTCTCAAAATCAAATTAAAATCATCGGCGAACTTCCTCCTTATACAACGCCTTTTCAATTTTCAATTTTTCCATATTGCGGTGTATTGCAGCATGTTTCTTTTGAAGATATTAATTATTCCACCGATGAAGTTCATTCCATTTTCACCGTCCCACTCTCCTATTTTGCTACTCAAAAACCCGAAGAGTATACCTTAACCTTTGAGATGAAAATGGATGATCAGTTTCCCTATCATGCCATTCCTAACGGAAAAAAATATGGATGGCGAACAGGAACTTATAAAGTTCTTTTTTATTATTATCAGCACCATGTCATTTGGGGCATGACAGCTAAAATGTTGCACTATTTTTTAGAGAGTACAAAACAGCATATCGATCTTTCTAAGATTTAG
- a CDS encoding pentapeptide repeat-containing protein: MKSNINWNHLMKASKTYGIIFPACLDMDEVDFAGRHLGRSTYESYLHGSDFSRVHSLKWKHIETAENIGGILYPPPFDIENADFTKRDISKSDFSRVGYLSWEMMRTATEIWGIRYPKKFQIENLDWDGRFIAGSDFSKVEHLRWKHLEAVWGLTDLVYPETFDIEKADFNDKNISGSDLSHVRKLKWNQMAKTEFLFRIIFPETFDIENADFNEDRMGKPRDLTDCDFRNVSSLDWIQMKDAAEHSGIKYPESFDVKSADFTGKDISRSDFSLVQELSWEDIMWAEDASGIIFPSTFDPASIESEGKNFSGNDFSQVKGLRWKHIKDARYLAGIVFPEDFDIENADFTGIDLRFSDFSRVEKLEWDHIKVAGKDLRGIIYPNGMDMSGADFAGREIGGSDFSGVKGLEWRQLIKQTGWKKMLGIKKSMRGIIYPPDIDMKRVDFEGYDVSYSDFSHFK, encoded by the coding sequence ATGAAATCGAATATTAACTGGAACCATTTAATGAAAGCGTCCAAAACCTACGGAATTATTTTTCCTGCATGTCTTGATATGGATGAAGTGGATTTTGCTGGGAGGCATCTGGGGAGAAGCACTTATGAAAGTTATCTTCATGGAAGTGATTTCAGTAGAGTACATTCTCTAAAATGGAAACATATTGAAACAGCTGAAAATATAGGAGGTATCCTCTACCCGCCTCCGTTCGATATCGAAAATGCCGATTTTACTAAACGAGATATTTCGAAAAGTGATTTTAGTAGAGTGGGTTATTTATCATGGGAAATGATGAGAACGGCCACTGAGATCTGGGGTATTCGTTATCCCAAAAAGTTTCAGATTGAAAACTTAGATTGGGATGGACGTTTTATTGCTGGTAGTGATTTTTCTAAAGTAGAGCACTTAAGATGGAAACATTTAGAAGCGGTTTGGGGATTGACGGATCTTGTTTATCCTGAGACATTTGATATAGAGAAGGCTGATTTTAATGATAAAAACATTAGTGGAAGTGATTTGAGTCATGTAAGGAAATTAAAATGGAACCAAATGGCTAAGACTGAGTTTTTATTTCGAATCATATTTCCGGAAACCTTCGATATAGAAAATGCTGATTTCAATGAAGATAGGATGGGAAAGCCGAGGGATTTGACAGACTGTGATTTCAGGAATGTTAGTTCTTTAGATTGGATACAGATGAAGGATGCGGCGGAACATAGTGGTATCAAATATCCGGAAAGCTTTGATGTGAAATCCGCTGATTTTACTGGGAAAGATATTAGCAGAAGTGATTTCAGTTTGGTGCAAGAACTATCTTGGGAAGATATTATGTGGGCGGAAGATGCCAGTGGCATTATCTTTCCTTCTACTTTTGATCCTGCATCGATAGAGTCTGAAGGAAAAAACTTTAGTGGAAATGATTTTAGTCAAGTGAAAGGCTTAAGATGGAAACACATAAAAGATGCCAGGTATTTAGCGGGAATCGTGTTTCCTGAAGATTTTGACATCGAAAATGCAGACTTCACCGGAATTGACTTGCGTTTTTCTGATTTCAGTCGAGTGGAAAAGCTGGAATGGGATCACATCAAAGTAGCGGGAAAAGATTTGAGAGGCATTATTTATCCGAATGGAATGGATATGTCGGGAGCTGATTTTGCTGGAAGAGAAATTGGTGGCAGTGATTTTTCAGGTGTTAAAGGACTGGAATGGCGTCAGCTTATAAAGCAAACAGGGTGGAAAAAAATGCTTGGAATAAAAAAATCAATGAGAGGAATCATATACCCTCCCGATATTGATATGAAGAGGGTGGATTTTGAAGGGTATGATGTTAGTTACTCTGACTTTAGTCACTTCAAGTAA
- a CDS encoding DUF134 domain-containing protein, which yields MARPKKERIVCFVPSIKAFGPVEQCSEAMNRVDMSIEEFESIRLMDYENLGQETSAEVMGVARSTFQRIYNDARKKIAYSLVQGATIHIEGGNYKLCDDFTGKGHCFPKNHKEEKV from the coding sequence ATGGCTAGGCCTAAAAAAGAGCGCATCGTTTGTTTTGTTCCATCGATAAAAGCCTTTGGACCGGTGGAACAATGTTCAGAGGCAATGAATCGAGTTGACATGAGCATAGAGGAGTTTGAAAGTATTCGTTTGATGGATTATGAAAATCTTGGTCAAGAAACAAGTGCTGAAGTGATGGGAGTCGCTCGTTCAACTTTTCAGCGTATTTATAATGATGCAAGAAAAAAAATAGCCTATAGTCTTGTTCAAGGAGCTACTATTCATATTGAAGGTGGTAACTATAAACTGTGTGATGATTTTACAGGGAAAGGTCATTGTTTTCCAAAAAATCATAAGGAAGAGAAAGTATGA
- the typA gene encoding translational GTPase TypA, producing MVREDLRNVAIIAHVDHGKTTLVDQLLRQSGTFRKHENIDERVMDSSDIERERGITILSKNTAIQYDDIRINIVDTPGHADFGGEVERIMKMVDGVLLLVDAAEGPMPQTRFVLKKALGQKLKPIVVINKIDRPEARVEEVVDEVLDLFIELGADEDQLEFPVVYASAKAGIATRTMEEEKKDMKPLFEAIVQEIPSPEGDAEDGLQLLISNIDYDKYTGKIGIGRIVRGRLTKGQQAVLVTTDKEEINVKINNLFMFQGLKRTEADEAFVGEIVSVSGIEEISIGDTICSPEKVEALPFIAIDEPTISMNFMVNDSPFAGKEGKFVTSRHLKDRLEREMLSNVAMKMEVVTTECFRILGRGELHISILIETMRREGYEFAVSRPEVIMKKTENGLMEPMEMLYVDVPETHMSSVIEKLGQRKAEMINMIPSGTGTTKLEFRIPARGLIGYRSEFLTDTKGYGTFHHLFDGYEAYKGEIRGRNRGSLIAHESGQAVAYGIYNAQERGVIFIEPGMDVYEGMVVGESSRLEDITVNVCKKKQMTNIRSSGADDALKLVPPVRMSLEQSLEFITDDELVEVTPQTIRLRKRILQKVQRERSQRQKNV from the coding sequence ATGGTTAGAGAAGACTTAAGAAATGTTGCTATTATAGCCCATGTTGATCACGGGAAAACAACTTTGGTGGATCAGCTATTGAGACAAAGTGGAACTTTTAGAAAGCACGAAAATATTGATGAGCGGGTAATGGACTCCAGTGATATCGAGCGCGAACGTGGCATTACTATTTTATCAAAAAACACCGCCATTCAATATGATGATATACGTATCAATATTGTTGATACACCCGGTCATGCTGACTTTGGTGGCGAGGTAGAAAGAATAATGAAAATGGTGGATGGGGTCTTGTTGCTTGTAGATGCAGCTGAAGGACCAATGCCTCAGACTCGATTTGTACTAAAGAAAGCATTAGGACAGAAACTGAAGCCTATCGTAGTGATCAACAAGATTGATCGTCCGGAGGCTAGGGTAGAAGAAGTAGTAGACGAAGTATTAGATCTTTTCATTGAATTGGGAGCTGACGAAGATCAATTGGAATTTCCTGTTGTTTATGCATCAGCAAAAGCTGGTATCGCAACGAGAACAATGGAAGAGGAGAAGAAAGATATGAAGCCTCTTTTTGAAGCGATTGTTCAGGAGATTCCAAGTCCTGAAGGCGATGCGGAAGATGGTTTGCAGCTATTGATTTCAAATATAGATTATGATAAATATACAGGCAAAATAGGAATAGGGAGAATAGTACGCGGTAGGCTGACAAAGGGACAACAGGCTGTTCTGGTAACGACAGACAAAGAAGAAATAAATGTAAAGATTAATAATTTATTTATGTTTCAAGGTCTTAAACGCACAGAGGCAGACGAAGCTTTTGTAGGAGAAATTGTATCGGTTTCAGGTATTGAAGAAATTAGTATAGGAGATACCATTTGTTCACCGGAGAAAGTCGAAGCATTGCCTTTTATTGCTATTGATGAGCCGACCATCTCCATGAATTTCATGGTGAATGACAGTCCTTTTGCCGGAAAGGAAGGAAAGTTTGTTACCAGCAGACACCTTAAAGACCGACTGGAAAGAGAAATGCTGTCCAATGTGGCGATGAAAATGGAGGTAGTTACCACAGAATGTTTCCGTATATTAGGGCGTGGAGAGCTTCACATTTCGATTCTGATCGAAACTATGCGTCGTGAAGGCTATGAATTTGCTGTATCCAGACCTGAAGTTATTATGAAAAAAACGGAAAATGGTTTAATGGAGCCGATGGAGATGCTTTATGTCGATGTTCCTGAAACACATATGAGCAGTGTGATAGAGAAACTGGGACAAAGAAAAGCAGAAATGATCAATATGATTCCCTCGGGGACAGGCACAACCAAACTTGAGTTTCGAATACCGGCCAGAGGCCTTATTGGATATCGCTCAGAATTTTTGACAGATACAAAAGGCTATGGGACTTTTCACCATCTATTTGATGGCTATGAAGCCTATAAGGGTGAAATAAGAGGAAGAAACAGAGGTTCTTTAATAGCACATGAATCAGGTCAGGCGGTAGCTTATGGAATTTACAATGCACAGGAAAGAGGCGTTATCTTTATAGAGCCAGGGATGGATGTTTATGAAGGCATGGTAGTGGGTGAAAGTTCGAGATTAGAAGACATAACGGTTAATGTATGCAAGAAAAAACAAATGACAAACATAAGATCTTCAGGTGCCGATGATGCACTTAAGCTGGTTCCTCCTGTTCGGATGTCTCTGGAGCAGTCGTTAGAGTTTATTACAGACGATGAGCTGGTTGAAGTTACTCCTCAAACGATTCGACTAAGAAAAAGAATTTTGCAAAAAGTTCAACGAGAAAGAAGTCAAAGACAGAAGAATGTATAA
- a CDS encoding dihydrodipicolinate synthase family protein: protein MFRGIYTPIVTPFDEKEEIDYQKLLVNLSKLADTPLEGLVVLGSNGEFPYLTEREKLDISTFVLKEKAEKQKVIVGASHESVFQMKRFIDKIQPFEPSALLVLPPHYYKSSMKEEALYQFFVDIADYSPMPIMLYNMPGNTGINMPASLVVKLSCHPNILGIKDTAGNIVQLSQIVGETEKDFSVFAGSASYLLPALAIGAKGATLALSNVLAEKCCEIYQLFNEGEMVKALEQQQKIIRINTLVTAGIGVPALKYAMDLKGYQGGMPRKPMQLLTEDEKTRVRKALAEAEV, encoded by the coding sequence ATGTTCAGGGGTATTTACACTCCCATTGTAACACCCTTTGATGAAAAGGAAGAGATTGATTATCAGAAATTATTGGTTAATCTAAGCAAATTAGCGGATACGCCTTTAGAAGGATTGGTGGTGTTAGGGTCGAACGGTGAGTTTCCCTATCTTACAGAAAGAGAAAAACTGGATATATCTACCTTTGTTCTCAAAGAAAAAGCGGAAAAGCAAAAGGTGATTGTTGGTGCGAGTCATGAGTCTGTTTTTCAAATGAAACGATTTATTGATAAGATTCAACCCTTTGAACCATCTGCTTTGTTAGTATTGCCGCCACATTACTATAAAAGCAGCATGAAAGAGGAGGCACTATATCAATTCTTTGTTGATATTGCTGACTACTCACCAATGCCGATTATGTTATATAATATGCCGGGTAACACAGGGATTAATATGCCGGCATCGCTGGTTGTCAAACTTTCTTGTCACCCCAATATTCTGGGGATTAAAGATACAGCCGGAAACATTGTCCAGTTATCTCAAATCGTTGGGGAGACAGAAAAAGATTTTTCTGTATTTGCTGGAAGTGCCAGTTATCTGTTGCCTGCCCTTGCAATAGGGGCGAAAGGGGCGACCTTGGCTTTGTCGAATGTTTTAGCGGAAAAGTGTTGTGAAATTTATCAATTATTTAATGAAGGTGAAATGGTTAAAGCTCTGGAGCAGCAACAAAAGATAATTCGAATTAATACGCTTGTGACAGCAGGCATCGGTGTTCCGGCTCTGAAATATGCAATGGACTTGAAAGGATATCAAGGGGGAATGCCAAGAAAGCCAATGCAACTCTTGACTGAAGATGAAAAAACTAGGGTTAGAAAAGCTTTAGCGGAAGCGGAAGTATAA
- the ilvN gene encoding acetolactate synthase small subunit: protein MKHVLAILVENRPGVLSKVAGLFGRRGFNIDSLAVGTTDHPDISRITIAVTGDEYLVEQLSKQLNKLIDVIKVSNIGDDCVARELILIKVHASPATRNEIVEIVNIFRQKIVDITKTSVTVEATGDIKKVEALIEMLRDFGVKEVVKTGMIAIDRGAKAIDIKQVEKKVNHYE, encoded by the coding sequence ATGAAACATGTACTAGCGATCCTTGTGGAAAACAGACCGGGTGTTTTGTCTAAAGTTGCTGGATTGTTTGGGCGGCGAGGATTTAATATTGATAGCTTAGCTGTTGGCACAACAGATCATCCGGATATTTCGCGTATCACTATTGCAGTAACTGGCGACGAATATCTAGTTGAACAATTATCAAAACAATTGAACAAATTAATTGATGTTATTAAAGTATCGAACATTGGGGATGATTGTGTTGCCAGAGAGCTAATCCTTATAAAGGTACATGCATCACCAGCAACTCGGAACGAAATAGTAGAAATAGTAAATATTTTTCGTCAAAAAATTGTTGATATTACCAAAACTTCTGTCACTGTTGAGGCAACAGGGGACATAAAAAAAGTAGAAGCACTAATAGAAATGCTACGTGACTTTGGAGTGAAAGAAGTTGTTAAAACTGGAATGATTGCCATTGATCGCGGTGCAAAAGCGATAGATATAAAGCAGGTGGAGAAAAAGGTAAATCACTATGAATAA
- the ilvB gene encoding biosynthetic-type acetolactate synthase large subunit, protein MKITGAKAVIKALEKEGVEYIFGYPGGAILPVYDELNTSTLKHVLVRHEQGAAHAASGYSRVTGKVGVCLSTSGPGATNLITGIATAYMDSIPMVAITGQVSTNVIGHDVFQEVDITGATDPFTKNNYLVKKVEDLPRILKEAFHIATTGRPGPVLIDIPKDIQMAELDFLYPEKANLLGYKPTYKGHPRQIKKAVEAIMSSDKPMIIVGGGGVMSDVKEEIIELAERIDAPVATTMMGISAFPASHRLYLGMLGGDHGVFAAKKAIEEADLLIVMGARMADRSTGKTEEFAKRAQVIHIDVDPAEIGKNILIDIPIVGELKQVLKDMLKKDFSKNNPTWCQQSEEWKQVINGVGEKVEGLNPMVIIKSLSDQANKNTIIATDVGQHQLWVGRYYAFEKPRTFLTSGGLGTMGYGLPAAIGAKLGKQDQEVVLVTGDGSFQMNLTEMATAVQEGLTIKIIILNNSCLGMVRELQQHYCEERYNQVAMKGNPDFCQLAKAYGFKAKRVNKPDEIEESIKELLSEEGSFVMEFQICDSANVIPKEGGCLR, encoded by the coding sequence ATGAAGATAACTGGTGCTAAGGCTGTGATAAAAGCACTTGAAAAAGAAGGTGTGGAATATATATTTGGATATCCGGGAGGAGCAATTTTGCCGGTTTATGATGAGTTGAATACATCAACATTAAAACATGTCTTAGTTCGACATGAACAAGGAGCTGCGCATGCGGCCAGCGGTTATAGTCGCGTTACAGGAAAGGTAGGGGTATGTCTTTCGACATCAGGGCCAGGAGCTACTAATTTAATTACGGGGATTGCTACGGCATATATGGATTCCATTCCTATGGTTGCTATAACAGGTCAGGTTTCAACGAATGTTATTGGCCATGATGTGTTTCAAGAGGTGGATATTACAGGAGCAACAGACCCGTTTACCAAAAATAATTATTTAGTAAAAAAAGTAGAAGACTTACCAAGAATACTGAAAGAAGCTTTTCATATTGCGACTACAGGAAGGCCGGGCCCTGTATTAATTGATATTCCAAAAGACATCCAAATGGCAGAGTTAGATTTTCTGTATCCAGAAAAAGCAAATCTGTTAGGATATAAACCAACTTATAAAGGACATCCTCGGCAAATAAAAAAAGCGGTAGAAGCGATCATGAGTAGTGATAAACCAATGATTATTGTTGGTGGCGGTGGTGTTATGAGTGATGTTAAGGAGGAAATAATAGAACTGGCTGAAAGAATTGATGCACCAGTAGCGACAACCATGATGGGCATTAGTGCGTTTCCTGCCAGTCATCGGTTATACTTAGGGATGTTGGGTGGTGATCATGGTGTGTTTGCGGCTAAAAAAGCGATTGAGGAAGCAGATCTTCTGATTGTTATGGGGGCAAGAATGGCTGATCGTTCTACTGGAAAAACAGAAGAATTTGCGAAACGTGCTCAAGTAATACACATTGATGTGGATCCGGCTGAAATTGGTAAAAATATCTTAATAGATATCCCGATTGTAGGAGAGTTAAAGCAGGTACTTAAAGATATGCTGAAAAAAGATTTCAGTAAAAACAATCCAACGTGGTGTCAGCAGAGTGAAGAATGGAAACAGGTGATCAATGGTGTAGGAGAAAAAGTAGAGGGTTTAAACCCCATGGTTATTATTAAAAGTCTTTCGGATCAGGCGAATAAAAACACTATCATTGCAACTGATGTTGGACAACACCAGTTATGGGTTGGGAGATATTACGCCTTTGAAAAACCTCGAACTTTTCTAACATCAGGTGGCCTTGGTACCATGGGTTACGGACTACCGGCGGCGATAGGTGCGAAGCTAGGAAAACAAGATCAAGAAGTGGTGCTGGTAACAGGTGACGGAAGTTTTCAAATGAACTTAACGGAAATGGCGACGGCAGTGCAGGAGGGATTGACGATAAAAATTATTATCTTAAATAATAGTTGTTTAGGCATGGTTCGTGAGCTTCAACAGCATTACTGCGAGGAAAGATATAATCAAGTAGCGATGAAAGGAAATCCGGACTTTTGTCAACTGGCGAAAGCCTATGGATTTAAGGCAAAAAGAGTAAATAAACCGGATGAAATAGAAGAAAGCATTAAAGAGTTGTTATCGGAAGAAGGATCATTCGTAATGGAATTTCAAATTTGTGATTCAGCAAATGTAATTCCGAAGGAAGGAGGTTGTTTAAGATGA
- a CDS encoding Nif3-like dinuclear metal center hexameric protein, which translates to MATTVREVIDALEGKVSAKLAMKWDKVGLQIGSMDSRVEKTLTTLDITSETLDEAIRQKAQLIITHHPFIFDPLKAIRTDEVKGDMIARIIKHDINVYAAHTNMDIAKDGLNDWASDLLELQNVKILEETDTELLEKLVVFIPSEHVQQVSDAIMNAGAGHIGEYSHCGYYLEGTGTFMPLEGTNPFIGRTNKIENVEEVRLETILPVSIRTQIIQKMTEAHPYEEVAYDLYPLNNQGEKNGIGRVGDLSSAMSPEMFIEKLKQAFQIPFLRWTPGLSESISRVGILTGSGASAIGSAIAKGCDCLVTGDIKYHDAQYAHEQGIHLFDIGHFESEITFVPLMKKILQNQAEICGLDIEVLGATTQKKLLITK; encoded by the coding sequence ATGGCTACAACAGTGAGGGAAGTTATTGATGCGTTGGAAGGTAAAGTTTCTGCTAAGTTAGCTATGAAATGGGACAAAGTTGGCTTGCAAATTGGATCAATGGATAGCAGGGTGGAAAAAACGCTTACCACACTGGACATAACTTCTGAGACGCTAGATGAGGCAATCCGTCAGAAAGCTCAATTGATTATTACGCACCATCCCTTTATCTTTGATCCGCTCAAGGCCATCAGAACAGACGAAGTGAAGGGTGATATGATCGCACGGATCATAAAACACGATATTAATGTTTACGCTGCTCATACGAATATGGACATTGCGAAAGACGGACTGAATGACTGGGCATCGGATTTGTTAGAACTTCAAAATGTAAAAATATTGGAAGAAACAGACACTGAATTATTAGAAAAGCTGGTAGTTTTTATTCCTTCGGAGCATGTTCAGCAAGTCTCGGATGCAATTATGAATGCGGGCGCCGGACATATTGGAGAGTATAGCCATTGTGGCTACTACCTAGAGGGTACTGGAACTTTTATGCCTTTGGAAGGGACTAATCCTTTCATAGGAAGGACGAACAAAATAGAAAATGTAGAAGAAGTAAGACTGGAAACGATTCTTCCTGTTTCTATCAGGACTCAAATTATACAAAAAATGACGGAAGCCCACCCTTATGAAGAAGTTGCTTATGATCTTTATCCACTCAATAATCAAGGAGAAAAAAACGGCATTGGTAGAGTGGGAGACCTATCGTCAGCGATGTCTCCGGAGATGTTTATCGAAAAACTTAAACAAGCATTCCAAATACCTTTTCTTCGATGGACGCCAGGTTTGTCGGAATCTATTAGTCGTGTTGGCATACTGACAGGGAGTGGAGCAAGTGCTATTGGATCGGCGATAGCTAAAGGTTGTGATTGTTTGGTAACAGGTGATATTAAATATCATGATGCACAGTATGCTCATGAACAAGGGATTCATCTTTTTGATATTGGTCATTTTGAATCAGAAATCACTTTTGTGCCATTAATGAAAAAAATCCTTCAAAATCAAGCGGAAATATGCGGTTTAGACATAGAGGTACTAGGAGCGACAACACAAAAAAAGCTGCTAATAACTAAATAA